The following nucleotide sequence is from Myxococcus stipitatus.
CTCCCAGGTTCAACCGCTTGACCAGCCGCGTGCCGTTGGTGGTGCCGTCACTCGTCCAGAGGCTCAGCCCATCCCCGACCCGTACGTCGGACGTGAGGAAGTAGGCACGCCCTCCCATGATGACCCCATGCTGGGGCGCGCCGTTCGACTCTCCGGGATGGAGGTCCATGACGAGGAACGTCCCGGGCATCGTGCCATCCGTGCGCCACAGCTCGTAGCCGTGCGTCGGGTCCGCGACCCCGAGCAGCAGCACGTCGCCGAGCATGAGGCTCAACGAGGGCGCGCGCGGCGGGTTGTAGGGATTGGGCTCCAGGGGATCGGGATTCAGGTCCTTCACCAGGAAGGGCGTCCCAACCGTCTGGGCAATGGCCTTTGGATGGGCGGCTTCCGTGACGGGTGGGGCGACGTCCTCGCGACAGCCGAGGAGCTGCATCGCGCACACGACGGCGACCACGACGACACCGCGGACAGCGTCTGCTTTCATGAAAGGATTCCCGGAGGGAGTGAGCACGCGGACCGGGGGCCGGGCCCGCGTGGCGGTCACTCTAGTCCTTAAGGTGACAGCATGTCCTCGGCGGGCTCCGCCGCGCTCGCTCGGCGCAGGAGGACGGAGCCGACCCGTGAGGGCCTCAGGGTCCCAGGAGTTCCTGGAGGAACTGGCTCAGGGCCGTGGCCATCTTCCGATGGGTGGCGGCGGAGGGGTGCCAGTCCTCGCCGATGCCGTCGACGTCGGGGTTCTGGACGGCCATCACGTGGCGATGGACGCGGGTGTCGCCCCGTTGCCGGCGCTCCGACACGAGGTCGGTGAGCCAGTCGCCGACGTGGACCGACCGCGTCTCCCCGCCCACGACGACCTCCTTGCGGCCATCCGTCATGCTGCCCAGCGTGCAGACGATGTGTGCTCGGGGGTGGAGCGCGCGCAGCCGCAGGAGGAACGCCCGATAGGCGGACTTGAAGGACTCCTCGTCCGGCAGGTCCTCGTCCGTGCCCGAGCCCGCGAAGGCGTCGTTGGTGCCGGCGTTGATGACGATGACGTCGGGAGAGGGGCCCGTGAAGTCCCAGCGCGCCTGCGAGTCCGGCACCGCGAGCTCGTAGACGGCGGGCAGCAGGCCGGACGTCGTCTGGTCCAGGTTCCGGTAGATGCCATGTCCCGAATAACAGACGAAGGTCGGCTCGGCGCCGAACGCCTGGGCCGTGAGCCAGCCATAGCCCAGGCGAGGGTCCTGGTTCCTCGACGTGAAGGTGGGGGCCCGCCAGGGTGGTGGCTGGGGGATGAACGAGCGCCCCGTTCCATAGGCGCAGGTGATGGAGTCCCCGATGAACTCGAACCGCAAGGGCGAACGCGCGGGTGGCTCCCGCAGCTCGCCGTGGACCTCCAGCGCCACGAACTCGCTCGTCCCCACCAGGCTCTCGGTCCGCTTGAGCAGCTCCACGGTGTGCAGCCCCACGGGCAGTTCGGAGGCCAGCGGGTAGAGCGGCTGGCCCGCGCGCACCTCGAGCAACGTCGGCGGGGCGCCATCGATCGACACGTCGAAGTAGTTGGTCCCCGCCTCGCCACCGGCTCCCGCGTCGTCGAGCCGCAGGCGCAGGCCGTCGCCCCAGAAGCGGGCGCGCACCGTCGAGCCCGGATGGGAGAGGACCACCCCCCGGCCAGAGTCATGAGCCCGCCCGATGTATTGCACTCGCGCGTCCGACGCGGGAACCGTCACCCAGCTGAGCGGCGTCACCGCGGGGGCGCCGCTGCACGCGGCCAACGTCATGCCCACTCCCAGGATGGCGAGCCCTTGGCCGAGCGACGGCGGGACGGGCGCGGGCAATCGCTGACACATGGGGAGAGGGATAGCACGCGCGTCACGGCAAGGCGATGAAGGGGGCGGGGGAATACCGCGATGTCGAACCCCGTGGCGAGATTCCAATTCATTGGCGCGCCGTCCCCATGGCGACAGTCACCCGCACATCTTCCCCCTGTTTCCGGACCCCCCTGTGAAAGGACCGTACTCGTCATGAAGCCCGCATCCCTGTTTCCTCCACCTCCGCCGACCCTCGCGAGCGTGGGACTCCTGTCGCTGCGTGTCGTGGCCGGAGCCGCGTTCATGTTCCACGGCTGGTCGAAAATCCAGGACCCGTTCCACTGGATGGGACCCGAGGCCGCCGTGCCTGGGGTCCTCCAGGCGCTGGCCGCGCTCTCCGAGTTTGGTGGCGGGCTCGCGTGGATCCTCGGCGCGCTCGTCCCGCTGGCGTCCCTGGGCCTGTTCTTCACGATGGCCGTCGCGGTGCACTTCCACGCCGTGATTCGCGGGGACCCGTTCGTGGGACACACGGGCAGCTATGAGATTGCCCTGCTCTATCTCGTCATCGCCGTGGCGTTCCTCACGGCCGGGCCGGGCCGGTTCTCGGTGGATGCGTGGCTGCGGCGGAAGCTGGCAGGGTGAGCCTCACTCCCTCCGGGTGGTGGGCCTGGGCGCGGGGGACTCGCGAAGCCACTGGAGGGCGCGCTCCAGCACCTCGTCGCGTCCCGCCTGGAGCCCCGCGATGGTCGGCCGCGCCTTCACCTGGGGCTCCAGTCCCTTGCGCTGGAGCTGCCGGCCGTCGCCGTGACGGACGTCCTGTCCGGTGAAGTAGAAGCGGATACCGCCGGGCAGCATCGCGTAGGTGACGTCTCCGTCGGCGCCGGCGGTGACGCTGCCCACGAAGACGGTGTCCGCGATGCTCTCCAGCATCAACCCCATGTGCTCCGCCTGGCTGATGGTCCGTGAGTCGATGAGCGCCACCACGCGCCCCCGGTACTTGGGGCCATCGCTCGGCTGCACCCTGTCGAGGGCCTTGTGGGTGCCCACGCGAGAGCCCCCCACCAGGGGGCGCTCGTAGAGGGCATAGGGGCGCGAGCCCTTCACGTCGAAGTAGGGCCCGAGCGCCCACATGCTGCCCCGAGGGTAGCCGCGCAGGTCGAACACGATGGCGGAGGTGTGCTGGAGCTTCTCGAACAGCTCGGGGACCTGCCAGGCCTCCAGCGCGCCGGCGTCGACGAAGCCGACGTTGCCGTCCAGCACCCGGAAGGCCGGCTCCTTCGTCGCGTCCGGAAACGCGGGTGGGCGGTACGTGACCTTCACCTCCTTGGGGCCCTTGGGGCCGCGCACGCCGAGCGTGGACGTCGTGCCCTCCGGGCCGGAGATCGCGCGGCGCAGGAGGTAGTCACGGATGCTGCCGGAGGTGGGGCCCGCGACATAGGGGGCGAAGCGCCGCGCCCGCGCCTCGATGGGCTCTCCATTCACGCTCTCGATGATGTCGCCCACCGCCAGACCCGGGATGGCCTCCGGGCTGAACAGCTTCAGCACCACGGCCCTTCCGTCGATGTCCGTCACCCAGCAGGGTGGGCCGACGCCGAAGAAGCGCTGGAGCTCGGGATGGCCCCGCATGGCGGCGTGCCCGTCCTGGACCCAGGCGGCCGCCTCGGCCAGCGTGAGCGCGTACTCCTTCGCGTCCTTCGCGGCCTCCAGCTTCGTGAGCAGCTCGGGCAGCCGGTCGTCCCAGGGTTTGTCCATCAGGTGGTGGTAGGGGAAGAAGCCACGGACCACCGCCCACAGCTTGGCGCCCGCCAGCAGGCGAAGCTCACGGGAGGGGTAGAGCGCCTCGGGGTAGCTGGGCTCCGGACGCCAGCCGACCGTGGGGCGATAGCCTGGCCCCGGCGTGGCCTTGGGCGGACGGGTCGCGAGCGCGAGCGCCTGACCGAACCCCTTGTCCGGTCCGTCGAGGCGCGCTCTCGCGGGCAGCTTCAGGTCGACGCCGAACGGAATGACGGGCTCGTTCAGGCTCATCAACGCCTGGTAGCCCTCGCCCAGCGGAATGGTGGTCTGTTGGTTCACCGAGGAGACGTCGACCGCCCCTTCCGCGACCAGCAGCGCCTTCCCACGCGCTCGCAGGGCCAGCATGGGGAGCGTGACCACGGAGTCCTCGTCGCCGAGGAAGACGAACAGGGCCGGCTTCTTGCCGGGAGTGCCGATGATGACGTCGTCGGCGGGGAGCGTGAACTCGGTGTAGTAGAGGGGCGTGTTCGAGCCGTCCTGCCCCCGCAGCCCGACGTGGACCACGTCCCGGAGGCCCGGCACGCTCAGCTCGCCCTCGACGAGGTGGGGCATCAGCTCCGGAGGGACCCAATACAGGCCGTAGCGGCTGAACCCTCGTGAGCGCAGGTCCAGGACCACCGCTCTCGCCCTGGCGAGGTCCGCGTCGAGCGAGCCGAGCGCTTCTCCCAACCGGGCGCGGCCCTCCTCGCCATGGAGAGCGCGCAGGTCGAGCACGAGGACGTCCTTCTCCCAGCTCTTGAGCGGGCGCGGAGTGGGGGACGGCCCCTGGGGCGTGGAAGGCTTCTCCTCCGGCACCACCAGGGTCGCGTCATCCCCCAGCGCCGAGAGCATGCCCTGGACGGCGGCGGCATAGGCCTCCGCGCTCGTCGCCGCCTCCACGCGGGGGAGCGCGGAGAGGAAGGCCGCGTCCCACTCGGCGGGCTTGGAGAAGGCCCAGGGATGCTGGAAGCGGACCTTGCCCCACAGCTTCACCAGCCGCAGCCGACGCTCCGCGCGGAGGGCGTCGGAGGAGGCCGGAGTGGGCGCGCTCGCGGACGCGCTCCCCGAGAGACACAGGAGCCCCAGGAGCAACACCGCGCACGTCCCACGCCTTGAACGCCTCATCGAGCCACCCCCAGCATCGAGTCGAAGACGCGGCACAGTTGAGTCGAATCCCCGAAGGGAACGCAACCGGGCGCGGGCTTCCGCGTCCGCGCCCCCCGGGCTTTCCCGACGTCTGACATTGTGCTGAGGTCGCGAGTCCCCCGGACGGACCTGCTCTCGTGTTCAAGGAATGGAACCGACATGCGGACCACCAGACCTGTCGTGAAGTCCGAAGAGCAGAAGGCGTTGGAGGACCTGTCCCTCTGGACCGAGAAGCTCCAGCACCTCGCCAATGTCGAAGTGGAGTTCACGGAGCGGTACCTCTCGCGCCGCGCGGGCGGCGCGCTCCCCGCCCATAGCGCCGCGCTCTTCCACAAGCTCGGAGTGCTCCCCTTCCGTTGGCGGGCCACGGACGGCTCGGGGTATTCCGGCGCCTGCAGTCTCACCCGAGGGGAGTGGTTTCGCGACAACCCGGGCTTCACCTTCGCGAAGGACGTCCAGGCCATGGTGGTCGACTCGCACGACGACCAGTCCATGGCCTTCTTCGTGCGCGAGGGACGCGGGGGCTCGAAGTCCGTCCGCATCGTCGGCGCCGCCGCGGGCGAGGAGGAGGACGCGGTGCCCGTCGCCCGGACCCTGGCGGAGTACGTCCAGCGCGCCGTCGACGCCCGCTTCGCCAGCGCCTGGTTCCTCCAGCCGGCGCGGGTGAAGAAGGTCCGCGCCTGGCTGGACGCGCAGCCCCTCCAGGCGACGCCCAACTTCGACGTGACGGTGGAGGCCGTGGAGCCGGCGGAGGGCGAGGCGCTCCGGGCCCAGCGGGTCGACTGGCTGGCCCGTCGCGACCGGGTGTCCATCGCCAAGGAGGCGGGGTGCGCGGGCTCAGCGCGCGCGGAGGTGGTGGCCCGGGCCATCTCCCAGGTGATGTCGGGGCGAGCGACGGCCCAGCGGAAGCAACTCCAGGCGCTGTTGATGTCGAGGAACCCGGGGTGGCGTCGCGACTGGTTCCTGGAGCCCCTGGATCCGGGGCTCGTGGCCGTGCGCCTGCACGTGAAGCGGCTTCGACACGCCTATCTTCTTCCCTACCCGGATGCCGCCCTCTTCCAGGCGCTCCAACTGCTCCTCGACGCCAAGGGTGCCCAGGCGCTCCACGCGGCCGTGGACGTGGACGTGCTGCGCTTCTGCCACTACCGCCGCGCGGACATCGCCCAGGAGGTCTGCGCGGCGGGCTTCGCCAGGCAGCCGGCGAAGCCGGGAGGAAGGTCGGTCCCGAGCGAGCTGGGCCTGACGGTGGTGCTCCCCAAGGCCCTCGTGCCCAAGGGGTGCCGTCCCGGCACCCGCTTCAAGTCCATTGCCCCCGGCTCTGGACGGACCCGTCATGCCCTGGGGCGTCGCGGGCGCTGAGCGCCCGTGCCCTCAGCGCCGCGTGGCGACGAGCCGCGCCAGGTCGATCATCCGGTTGGAGAAGCCCCACTCGTTGTCGTACCAGGCGAAGACCTTGGCGAACCGCTCGCCCACCACCTGGGTGAGCGTGGCGTCGAAGATGGAGGAGCGAGGGTCCCCCAGGTAGTCGCTCGAGACGAGGGGCTCCTCGGTGTAGCCGAGGATGCCGCGCATGGGGCCTTCGCTCGCCCGCCGCATCGCCGCGTGGATGGACTCGCGGGAGAGGGACCGCGTGCTCTCGAAGGTGAGGTCGACGAGCGAGACATCCATCGTCGGGACGCGCATCGATTGGCCGTCGAAGCGGCCCGCGAGTGAGGGGAGCACCTCGCTCAACGCCCGCGCGGCCCCCGAGGACGTGGGGACGATGTTCTGCGCGGCGGCCCGGGCCCGCCGCAGGTCCCCCTTGCGGTGGGGCACGTCGAGCAGCGCCTGGTCGTTGGTGTACGAGTGCGTGGTCGTCATGAGGCCACGCTCGAGCCCGAAGGCGTCGAGGAGCACCTTGGCGACGGGCGCCAGGCAGTTGGTCGTGCACGAACCACAGGAGATGACCGTGTGCCGGGCCGGGTCGTAGTCCGCGTCGTTCACCCCGAGGACGATGGTCGCGTCCTGCCCCTTCGCCGGCGCGCCGATGATGACCTTGGAGGCGCCCGCTCCCAGGTGCGCGCTGGCCTTGGCCTTGTCGGTGAACAGGCCGGTGCACTCCAGAACGACGTCGACGCCCAGCTCCTTCCAGGGCAGCTGGGCCGGGTCCTTCTCCGCCGTCACCCGGAGGGTCCTACCGGCGATGTCCAGGCCCGTGTCCCGCGCCGTCGCCCGCTGGGCCGCGCGGCCGTGCACCGTGTCGTAGTTGTAGAGATGGGCGAGCGTCTCCGCGCTCGTCAGGTCGTTCACCGCGACGACCTCGATGTCCGAGACGCCTCGCTCGAACAGGGCGCGCACGATGCACCGGCCGATGCGGCCGAAGCCGTTGATGGCGATTCTACGGGTCATTCGTCAGGACTCCTGGATGCGGGAAGAGGGGCACCACCGAACGCGTCGAAGAGCTTCTTCGCGATGCGCTCGAAATCCTGGAGGTCGCGCTCATCGAGCACGGACACGACGCGCGCCGCGAAGTGGCTCCGCGCCTCCTCCACGCGCGCGCGCATGCGCTGGCCGCTGGCGCTCAGGCCGAGCACGTACTCGCGCCGGTCCTCCCTGCTCTGTCCGCGCAGCACCAGCTTTCGCTGGATGAGCGTGCGCAGCAGCCGCCCGGCCAGCGTCGGCGCCATGTCCGTCGCCCGCGCGAGCTGGGCCTGGGAGGTTCCCGGGTTGCGTCCGATGTAGCGGAGGAAGCGGGCCTGCGCGCTGAAGAGCTTCTCCGCGGCGTATGTCTCGTCCGACACGGACATCAGGCTGCGCCAGAGCGCTCCGAACGTCTCGATGAACTCGATGGGGTCACGGCCCCGGCGGCGCGGTTCCGACATGATGTACCAAGTATATCATATTCATGTCCCAGGTATATGAACAGGGGCGCGCGTGGGCGAGGGACCTGTCGGGCGGTGGACGCTCCCGCGCCGGGGGGCCGTCGAGCGGATTGTCCGGGGAGCGACATCGACGAGCTCCTCGGTGCCTGCTCGTGCGACAGTCCCGGGAGGACCCCGGGCCTTCCGGCCCCGCGCCGCGTGTCCGCGACCCCAGCACGCCAGGAGAGGAACCGGAGATGACCGGAGTGAAGCGCCCCTACGTGGTCTGTCACATGATTCCGTCCATCGACGGGCGCATCGTCACCACGCACTGGAAGCTGCCGCCCCGCGTCCTGGCCGAGTACGAGCGCACGGCCCGGACGTACGGCGCGGACGCCTGGATGATTGGCCGCGTCTCGATGGAGCCCTATGCCGGCAAGGCGCGGGTGCCGCGGCGTGCGTCGCGGAGTCCGATTCCCAGGAAGGACTTCGTCGCCAGCCATGACGCGGACTCCTACGCCATCGCGCTCGACCCCTCCGGGAAGCTCACCTGGCGGTCGGGCGACATCGACGGGGAGCACGTCATCACCGTCCTCACCGAGTCGGTCTCCGACGACTACCTGGCCTTCCTCCAGGAGAAGGGCGTCTCCTATGTGTTCGGTGGCGCGCGGCGGATCGACCTGCGCAAGGTGCTGCGCAAGCTCCAGGCGCTGTTCGGCATCCGGAAGCTGCTGCTTGAGGGCGGAGGCGGCATCAATGGCTCCTTCCTGGCCGCGGACCTCATCGACGAGCTGAGCGTGTTGCTGGCGCCCATTGCGGATGGCTCCATCGGCACGCCCTCGCTGTTCGACGCGAAGCGGGGGAGGGGGCCCGCTCGTCACCTGAAGCTCGTCGGCTTCGAGAAGCGCGCGGGCGACCTGCTCTGGCTGCGCTACCGGCGCGGGCGCTGACGCCCGGGCGCGGCGTCAGATGCCCGTCACGTTGCGGATGAAGTCGAGCATCCGGTCGCACGTCGTGCGCAGGTCCATCTTCTCCTCGGCCATGCGGCGGGACTCGCGGCCCATGGCGCGCAGCCTGTCGGGCGTCGACACCAGGGCGTCGAGCGTGCTGGCGAGCGCCGCGTAGTCCCCCACCGGGACGATGCGCCCGTCCACGCCGTCCCGCACCAGCTCCCCCACGCCTCCGGTGGGGGTCGTCACCACGGCGAGGCCCGCGGCCTTCGCCTCGGCGATGGCCCACGATGACATGTCCGCCATGGTCGGCAGCACGAACAGGTCCGCCGCCTGGGCGAGGCTGATCAGCTCCGGCGAGTTGGGCTTCACCCCCACGTGGACATGGACACCGGGGGGCGCCTCGAAGCCCGAGGAGGTCACCAGGTCCAGCCGCCAGCCGCGCACCCGCGTCTCCCGGGCCCAGCGCAGCAGCAGCATGCCGCCCTTGCGCCCCAGGTCGCCGCCGACGAAGAGCAACCGCACCACGCCATCCCTCGGCTTGCGCGCCTCGTCCGGGTGCCACAGCTCGGTGTCCACGCTCGGCCAGACCACGTGGACGCGCGCGTCCGGGACGCCGTACTCCTGCACCAGCGAGCGCTTGGTGTACTCCGAGAAGGACAAGAGGCCCCGGGCCACCTTGTACGTGCGGCGGTGCAGCGCGTTCTTGGCGCGCCCCACCCAGCCGGCGTGCTGGGACGGCAGGCCGTAGTACCGCAGGTAGTCCTCCAGTCCGGAGGGCGTGGCGTCCGTGGAGACGACGCTCGGCACACGGCTCATGAAGTCGTGCGCCAGGTGCGCCATCCGCTGGGTATGGACGACGGCGGCGCGCAGCGGCTCGTTCGCGACCGCCTGCTGGAGCGCCCAGCGCGTGCGCAGCCCGCCCCGGATGGACAGCCGCGAACGGACCAAGGGGAGGTGCTCCCACATATCGTCCGCGTGTTCATCGATGGGCAGCCACACCGGCGTGATGTCGGTGCGACGCGACATGGCCCGCTTCAGGTTCTGGAGGAAGACGGCGTTGCCGAGAGTCGTCTCGATGGCGAACGCGATGCGTGGGGGTGACGTCGACATCATCACTTGCGAGCCACTCCATCGACCATTCTCGCGGAGACATGCCGCGTGGGGGACTTCACCTATAGCGGCTCGGTGCACCGAGTGAAACCCCCCATGTGCCCACCACTTCACGGCTCCCGGCTTTGTGCCGCGCAGTGACGATTGCCTCGCACGGATGGCCTGCCCACGCGCGCTCCACTTCGGGCGCAGGTTCTTGGAATCCGGTGGCCCGGCGTGCCCACGTCCATGGGCGGCCGTCGGGTGCCCCTGGGTGGATGATTGCTCCCCTGGTTCGCGAGCGACCCCGGATGGTGGGAGGGCGACCTACTGTCGCGTGGGCGCGCGCCGCTTCCGGCCCGCCTCGAGGCCGGCCACCAGCGCCTCCAGGCCGAACTCGAACTC
It contains:
- a CDS encoding RibD family protein, which produces MTGVKRPYVVCHMIPSIDGRIVTTHWKLPPRVLAEYERTARTYGADAWMIGRVSMEPYAGKARVPRRASRSPIPRKDFVASHDADSYAIALDPSGKLTWRSGDIDGEHVITVLTESVSDDYLAFLQEKGVSYVFGGARRIDLRKVLRKLQALFGIRKLLLEGGGGINGSFLAADLIDELSVLLAPIADGSIGTPSLFDAKRGRGPARHLKLVGFEKRAGDLLWLRYRRGR
- a CDS encoding SGNH/GDSL hydrolase family protein, which encodes MTLAACSGAPAVTPLSWVTVPASDARVQYIGRAHDSGRGVVLSHPGSTVRARFWGDGLRLRLDDAGAGGEAGTNYFDVSIDGAPPTLLEVRAGQPLYPLASELPVGLHTVELLKRTESLVGTSEFVALEVHGELREPPARSPLRFEFIGDSITCAYGTGRSFIPQPPPWRAPTFTSRNQDPRLGYGWLTAQAFGAEPTFVCYSGHGIYRNLDQTTSGLLPAVYELAVPDSQARWDFTGPSPDVIVINAGTNDAFAGSGTDEDLPDEESFKSAYRAFLLRLRALHPRAHIVCTLGSMTDGRKEVVVGGETRSVHVGDWLTDLVSERRQRGDTRVHRHVMAVQNPDVDGIGEDWHPSAATHRKMATALSQFLQELLGP
- a CDS encoding S41 family peptidase, whose amino-acid sequence is MRRSRRGTCAVLLLGLLCLSGSASASAPTPASSDALRAERRLRLVKLWGKVRFQHPWAFSKPAEWDAAFLSALPRVEAATSAEAYAAAVQGMLSALGDDATLVVPEEKPSTPQGPSPTPRPLKSWEKDVLVLDLRALHGEEGRARLGEALGSLDADLARARAVVLDLRSRGFSRYGLYWVPPELMPHLVEGELSVPGLRDVVHVGLRGQDGSNTPLYYTEFTLPADDVIIGTPGKKPALFVFLGDEDSVVTLPMLALRARGKALLVAEGAVDVSSVNQQTTIPLGEGYQALMSLNEPVIPFGVDLKLPARARLDGPDKGFGQALALATRPPKATPGPGYRPTVGWRPEPSYPEALYPSRELRLLAGAKLWAVVRGFFPYHHLMDKPWDDRLPELLTKLEAAKDAKEYALTLAEAAAWVQDGHAAMRGHPELQRFFGVGPPCWVTDIDGRAVVLKLFSPEAIPGLAVGDIIESVNGEPIEARARRFAPYVAGPTSGSIRDYLLRRAISGPEGTTSTLGVRGPKGPKEVKVTYRPPAFPDATKEPAFRVLDGNVGFVDAGALEAWQVPELFEKLQHTSAIVFDLRGYPRGSMWALGPYFDVKGSRPYALYERPLVGGSRVGTHKALDRVQPSDGPKYRGRVVALIDSRTISQAEHMGLMLESIADTVFVGSVTAGADGDVTYAMLPGGIRFYFTGQDVRHGDGRQLQRKGLEPQVKARPTIAGLQAGRDEVLERALQWLRESPAPRPTTRRE
- a CDS encoding DoxX family protein; translated protein: MKPASLFPPPPPTLASVGLLSLRVVAGAAFMFHGWSKIQDPFHWMGPEAAVPGVLQALAALSEFGGGLAWILGALVPLASLGLFFTMAVAVHFHAVIRGDPFVGHTGSYEIALLYLVIAVAFLTAGPGRFSVDAWLRRKLAG
- a CDS encoding glycosyltransferase family 4 protein, encoding MMSTSPPRIAFAIETTLGNAVFLQNLKRAMSRRTDITPVWLPIDEHADDMWEHLPLVRSRLSIRGGLRTRWALQQAVANEPLRAAVVHTQRMAHLAHDFMSRVPSVVSTDATPSGLEDYLRYYGLPSQHAGWVGRAKNALHRRTYKVARGLLSFSEYTKRSLVQEYGVPDARVHVVWPSVDTELWHPDEARKPRDGVVRLLFVGGDLGRKGGMLLLRWARETRVRGWRLDLVTSSGFEAPPGVHVHVGVKPNSPELISLAQAADLFVLPTMADMSSWAIAEAKAAGLAVVTTPTGGVGELVRDGVDGRIVPVGDYAALASTLDALVSTPDRLRAMGRESRRMAEEKMDLRTTCDRMLDFIRNVTGI
- the gap gene encoding type I glyceraldehyde-3-phosphate dehydrogenase, coding for MTRRIAINGFGRIGRCIVRALFERGVSDIEVVAVNDLTSAETLAHLYNYDTVHGRAAQRATARDTGLDIAGRTLRVTAEKDPAQLPWKELGVDVVLECTGLFTDKAKASAHLGAGASKVIIGAPAKGQDATIVLGVNDADYDPARHTVISCGSCTTNCLAPVAKVLLDAFGLERGLMTTTHSYTNDQALLDVPHRKGDLRRARAAAQNIVPTSSGAARALSEVLPSLAGRFDGQSMRVPTMDVSLVDLTFESTRSLSRESIHAAMRRASEGPMRGILGYTEEPLVSSDYLGDPRSSIFDATLTQVVGERFAKVFAWYDNEWGFSNRMIDLARLVATRR
- a CDS encoding MarR family winged helix-turn-helix transcriptional regulator translates to MSEPRRRGRDPIEFIETFGALWRSLMSVSDETYAAEKLFSAQARFLRYIGRNPGTSQAQLARATDMAPTLAGRLLRTLIQRKLVLRGQSREDRREYVLGLSASGQRMRARVEEARSHFAARVVSVLDERDLQDFERIAKKLFDAFGGAPLPASRSPDE